The Nocardia sp. NBC_01503 sequence GAAGGCGTGCAGCGGCTGACCCAGTTCGAGCATCACGTAGTTGGTGACGTCCACGGCCGGGGAGATCGGGCGCACACCCGAGAGCAACAGTCGGCGCTGCAACCACCACGGGCTCATGGCCTTCGGATCGACCCCGGTGACCCGGCGGACCGCGAAACGGGTGCACAGGGATTCGGGTTCCAGGCGCACCGGCCACGCCTCGACGTCGGCGTCGGGCAGCAGTCGCACGGCCGGATCCTGATATTCCAGGTCGAAGCCGCAGGCGAGTTCACGCGCCAGCCCGCGCGCCGAGAAGGCGTAGCCGCGGTCCGGGGTGATGGCCAGCTCGATGACCGTATCGTCAAGTCCGAGCAGCTCATTGGCGTCCGCGCCGGGTTCGGCGGTGCCGGGCTCCAGCACCAGGATCCCATTGTGGTCCTTGCCGATCGCCAGTTCGGCGACCGAGCAGATCATGCCATTGGAGGTGTGCCCGTAGGTCTTTCGCGAGGCGATCTTGAAACCGCCGGGCAGTTCACCACCGGGCAGCACCACGACCACGAGATCACCGACGGCGAAATTCCGTGCGCCGCAGACGATCTCCTGCAGCTGTGTTTGATCGCCCCCGGACCCGCCCAGCCCGATCTCGACCTTGCAGAAGCGGATCGGCTTCTTGAACTCGGTCAGCTCGGTGATCTCGGCGACGCGGCCGACCACCAGCGGATGCTCGATATCACCGGTCACCCGCTGGAGCCGATCGACCTCTTCGACCTCCAGGCCGACCCGGACGAACCCCGCGTCGAGCTCCTCCGGCGTCACCGACCACCCGGGGGTGGTGCGCTGCAGGATTTCCGTCAGCCAGGACTGCGCTACTCGCACTTGACGTTTCGCTTCCTTGTTTAAGGGGTGGTCGGGTCAGGCTTGGATGCCGAAGGGCAGCGTGAAACGCACGTCACCCTCGACGATGTCGCGCATATCGGGCAGGCCGTTGCGGAACTGCAGAGTCCGCTCCAGGCCCATACCGAAGGCGAAACCGCTGTACACCTCGGGGTCGATACCGCTGGCGATGAGCACCTTCGGATTGACCATGCCGCAGCCGCCCCACTCGACCCAGCCCGGCCCGCCCTTCTTGTCCTCGAACCAGACATCGACCTCGGCCGAGGGCTCGGTGAAGGGGAAGAAGCTGGGCCGCATCCGCGTGGTGGTGTTCGGTCCGAACAGCGCCCGCGCGAAATGGTCCAGGGTGCCCTTCAGGTGCGCCATGGTCAGGCCCTTATCGATGGCCAGACCCTCCACCTGCGAGAACACCGGGGTGTGCGTGGCGTCGAGCTCATCGGTGCGGAACGTGCGACCCGGGCACACCACATAGATGGGCAGCTCACGAGAGAGCATGGAGCGCACCTGAACCGGTGAGGTGTGCGTGCGCAGCACCTGCCGCGAACCCTCCGGCGCGATATGGAAGGTGTCCTGCATGGTGCGCGCCGGATGATCGGGCAGGAAGTTCAGGGCGTCGAAATTGAAGTGCTCGGTCTCGACCTCGGGACCCTCGGCGATCTCCCAGCCCATGGCCACGAAAACATCGCCGACGCGCTCGGACAGCGCGTTGATGGGGTGGCGCGCGCCGACCGCGGCCCGGCGCGCGGGCAGGGTGACATCGATGGCCTCGGCCACCAGCACCGCGGCATCGCGCTCGGCGAGCAGGACGGCATTGCGCGCCTCGAAGGCGGCGGTGACGCGCTGGCGCGCCACATTCACGCGCTTACCCGCCTCGGACTTCTCCTCCTTGGGCAGCGAGCCCAGGGAGCGCTGGGCGAGAGCGATCGGCGACTTACCGCCCATGTACTCGGTTTTCGCGCTCGCCAGGGCGTCCAGATCGGCGGCAGCGGCGAACGCCTTCTCAGCGGCTTCGGCGGCGGCTGCGAGGGATTCCTCGGTCAGTGCCGCGGACTGCTCGGCACGGTCGATATCGTCGGCCACGATGCTTCGTCTCTCCCCTGGCTGGTACGGGTCGGGCGGATTGCCTCCCCCATTCTTGCTGGTCGAATCGTAAGCCTTGTACTCAGCCCGGTTCACGTGCTTTTCCCGCAGGCAGCGCGCACCGCGTCGGCGTGGTGCGCGCCACCTTCGCCGCTCACGCGGCGGGGTAGGTCTCGCGGAATACCGTGCGCGCTACGCTCCGGCGACCGGGGTGAATCCGCTCCTCGGCGGCATAGCCGATGGACATGAGCAGGGCGATGGACAGGTCCGGTCGATCCTCGATACCGATGACCTTCTTCACCTTGTCCTCATCCCAGCCGTTCATGGGCGAAGTCGCCAAACCGAGTTCGGTGGCGGCCAGCATGGTGAAGCTCGCGGCGATCATGGCGTCCTTCACCGCGTACTCCCGCAGCAGCCCGCGGCCGGCCAGGCTCCGCTGGAATTCCCGCGAGGCGGCGGCGAAACCGATGATGAACTCCTCGCTCCACGCGTGATTGCGACGAGCCTGCTCGTACACATCGGCCCGATCCTCCTGCCACGCTTGGGTTTCCGCGACGAAGACCAGCATGACCGGAGCCTCCTGCGGCTGCGGCTGCCCGCCCGTGGCCCATGCCAGCCCGTCCCGGCCCGCCTGATCGGTGATCACCACAATGCTGCGGTCCTGCAGATTCCAGCTGGTCGGAGCCTCCATGGCGAGTGCGAGAAGGGTGTCGAGATCGGCGGCGGCGACCGGATCGGGGCGGTAGTGCCGAACGGTACGGCGAGTGCGGATGGCTTCGGCGACTGAGATCGTGTTCATGCCACTAACTATCGGAGAGTGACTCTCTACAGTGAAGTAGGCACTAATTAGTGCGCTACTCTCCTTCAGGTGATACCGCTCGTCGAATCCTCCGGCCTCCCCGCCGACGTCTACTCCGCCAAATGTCCCACCCGCCAGGTGCTCGACCACATCGCGGGCAAATGGACGGTCCTGATCATCGACGCCCTGCGCCAGGACGGCACCATGCGCTATACCGATCTGTCCCGCCGCATCGGCGGCGTCTCCCAGAAAATGCTCACCCAAACCCTGCGCAGCCTGGAGGCCGACGGATTCCTGACCCGCACGGTGCATCCCACCATTCCGCCCCGGGTCGAGTACGAACTCACCGAACTGGGTCACAGCCTCGCCGAACCCATTGCGGCCCTGCGTAACTGGACCGAACAGCACATCAACGAGGTCGAGCGCGCCCGCGCGCGGCAAGATCGGTGAGGTTGGCGGCGATGCGCTCCACGCGTTGACGGCCCAGGCCGTAGTCGACGGCGGTGAAGCGCAGTCGAGGGCGACCCTCGACCAGCACTTCGGCGGCGTCCGCTCCATCGGATTCGATTGCGATGGCGATGTTCTCGCCGAAGCTCTGCCAGGTGATACCGGTTTGCGCGGTGATCCTGCCGAGCACCGCGTCCTCGGCGGTGATACGCGCCGGGAGGGCGCGGAGCACCTGCTGCGCGAGGGCATATGCCTGCGGCGCGGGGCGTTCCACGCGAATCCGCGCGCTCTGCGGCAATCGCAGATCGGTCGCGTCGGTGTAGACGGCTGCGCGCGCCGCACGCAATTGCCCGGTGCCACCGAAGCCCGCGCTGAGTGCGCCGAAGATCGCGCCGGTGACCACGCCGCCGAGTATCGCGGCGGTACCGCCCGCGAAGGTGATCGAATCGTAGAGTCCGATCACGACACCGAACGGGATGCCGGTCAGCAGAAAGATTCTCAGGTACAGCCGCACCGCGGCACCGTTTTTCATGCGCGCTCCAATCGCCTTCACCCTGGTTACGGTGTGGCCCGGGCACGAGTTCACCCCCGCCGATAACGGATCGGCGGGGGTGCAGAGGGGCTCGCGGAGGCACGGCTACAGCTGTGGCGACGGGCTTCCGACGCGCGGACGGATCAGGGTGCGGCGGACGGCGACACTGCCGAAGGCCGCGAAGAGGGCTACGCCGATGTAGACCAGTTGTTCGGGTACGCGGAACCAGAGCGGGGTGGGCGCGGCGCCGTCGAACTCGATATTGTTCAGCGCCGCATAGATATTGGCGGGCAGCATGACCACGAACAGCAGGGCCAGGGCGGTGCCCGCCCACATGCGAGTCGCGGTGATGATCAGACCGAGCGCGCCCAGCCACTCCAGTGCGCCGGTCAGGTAGATGGTGAAGTCCGGGAAGGGAATCCAGGACGGGAGCATATGCAGCGAATCGGAGTGGGTGGGCATGAAAGTCACGCTCTCCGGCGCGAAATGCGAAGCGCCGGTGAGCAGGAGCATGAAGGCCAGGCCGTGCGCGGCCGCCACTCGCCAGGTGGCGAAGCGAGTGGCGCCGAGCGCGCCGAGCAGTCGGAACAGCAGGGTCGGGACGAGGAGCAGGAGCAGAGTCTCGAACATGATGGTCTCCGAGAGTTCGGTCGGTTGATCGATCAGTGCGCGAATTCGACCGCGCGGCCGGCGGTTACGGTCGCGATGGTCTTGCGGGCGGGGATCAGGATGGCGATGAGCGCGCCGACCGCGACGATGACCGCGCCGACCGCGACCGCGGGGGCCAGGCCGTCGACATAGGTCTGCGGGGTGCCGTAACCGCCGTGCGAGGCGAAGACCGAGGCCAGGACCGCCACGCCCATGGCGACGCCGACCTCACGGACGGTGCTGCTGGTACCCGAGGCCATGCCCTGATCCTGCGCCGAGGCGCTGGCCATGACCACGGTCGAGGCGGGGGCGAAGGTCAGGCCCATGCCGACGCCGCCGAGGATGAACGGCAGCACGAACGAACCGTATGAGGTGCCGACATCGGCGATCAGGGCCATCCAGCCCAGCGCCGAGGCCAGGAAGATCTGGCCGGTGACCACCAGGACCCGGGGGCCGACCTTGTCGACGATGAGCCCGGCGAGCGGGGCGACCACCATCGGGGCCATGGTCCACGGCATCGTGCGAATACCCGACTCCAGCGGCGTATAGCCCTGCACCACCTGGAAGTACTGCGACAGCAGGAAGATCGAGCCGAAGACGCCGAGCGAGAAGGCGAAGTTCACGGCATTGATGGCGCTGAAGCCACGGGAACGGAACAGCCGCAGCGGCAGCATGGGTTCGGCGACCCGCAGCTCCCAGACGATGAACGCGGCGAGAAGCGCAGCGCCACCGAGCATTCCGGTCAGCACGGGGGCCGAGGTCCAGCCGTCGTCCGCACCGTGAATGACGCCCCACACCACCGCGAGTACGCCACCGGCGGAGAGCAGCAGGCCGACTACATCCAAACGCCGTGCACCACCGAAGGATTCACCGAGCACGCGGGCCACGAACGGGAGCGCCAGTATGCCGACGGGGACATTGAGCCAGAAGATCCACTGCCAGCTCAGCCCGTCCACCACCGCGCCGCCGACCACCGGGCCGAGCGCCACACCGAGACCCGTTATGCCGCCCCAGATTCCGATGGCGGCACTGCGCATCTTCTCCGGCACATGCGCCGAGAGCAGGGTGAGCGAGAGCGGCATGACCGCGGCCCCGCCGAAGCCCTGAATCGCCCGGAACAGGATCAGCATCCACGGCTCGGTGGCCATGGCGCAGGCCGCGGAGGCGGCGGTGAAGACCGCGATCCCGATCAGGAACAGCCGCCGCCGCCCCAGCCGGTCACCCAGCGCCGAGGCGGTGAGCAGCAGGGAGGCGAAGGACAGCGTGTAGGCGTTGATGAACCACTGCAGATCGCTGAGCGAGGCATTGAGCTCGGTGCGAATGACCGGCAGGGCGTTGGTCACGACGAGATTGTCGAGCGTGACCATGAACATGGGGATGCCGACGGCCACCAGCACGGCCCACAGCGGGGGCGTGCGCGGGCCGGAAACCGGCTGTGATGCGGGGTTATCGAGTATTTCAGTCATGTCCGGTCCCTAGTTGTTATCGACTGATAACTCGAGAGTATGCATTGACTGATAACATGTCAATGAGACATCGGAAAACCGCTACCGAGGAGGCAGACAGCCATGACGAGGACACGCATGACCGCGAGCGAACGCGGCGAGCAGGTACTCGCCGCCGCCGTCACCGCCTTCGCCGAATCCGGTTATGCCGCAACCAAAACCGATGAGATCGCGCGCCGCGCCGGGGTCTCGCAGCCGTATGTGATCCGGCTCTTCGGCACCAAACAACAGCTGTTCCTGGCCGCGCTGCGCCTGGTCTGCGATCGCATCGAGGAGCTCTTCCGGACCGCCGCCGAACAGATTCCACCTGGCGCGAGCGTCGAGGAGGCCCTGGAGTACCTCGGCGAGGCATACAAGGTGCTGCTCACCGAACGCGATCTACCGCGGGTCCTGCTGCACGGCTTCGCGGCCAGCGGCGATCCCGCGATCGGCCCGATCATGCGCGCCCGCTTCGGCGAGATCTACCAGCTGGTGCGCGATCTGACCGGCGCGTCGGCGAGCGAGGCCGGGACCTTCGTCGCCACCGGCATGCTGCTCACCGATATGGCCGCCATGCAGGTGGTCGGCCCGGATGCCGTCGAAACCCCTTGGGCCACAGAGATTCTCACCTGTTTCGACGCCGAACTCTGAGCTGCTCAGCCGTGCGCCTGCGCCGCTGGCGCGTCGGCCTCGATGATTCGCTCGGTCGGCTCGGGCAACTGCCGCGCCAGCACCTCACCGCGGAAGAACGGCGGCATCATGCGTGCCAGCACCAGATAGATCGGAATTCCGACCAGCAGTGTGCCAACGCCCAGCACGAAGATGGCGCTGAACCAGGAGGTCACCGCCGTCCAGGCCGCCGCGAACAGGAGTGCGAAGCCGCCCAGCGCGGGCATGATGCCCTTCATGATCAGCGTCCTGGAGCTGGCGGCGAATTGATCGCGGTACAGCCAGGCGCAGCTCAGCCCGGTGAGCCCGTAGTAGAGACCGATAGAGATGCCGATCGCCGTCACCGCCTCGGCGATGAGCCGTCCGCCCGAGGCGAAGTTGAGCCCCACATACAGCACCACCGATACCGCGCCGAAGACGATGGTCG is a genomic window containing:
- the pheS gene encoding phenylalanine--tRNA ligase subunit alpha — encoded protein: MADDIDRAEQSAALTEESLAAAAEAAEKAFAAAADLDALASAKTEYMGGKSPIALAQRSLGSLPKEEKSEAGKRVNVARQRVTAAFEARNAVLLAERDAAVLVAEAIDVTLPARRAAVGARHPINALSERVGDVFVAMGWEIAEGPEVETEHFNFDALNFLPDHPARTMQDTFHIAPEGSRQVLRTHTSPVQVRSMLSRELPIYVVCPGRTFRTDELDATHTPVFSQVEGLAIDKGLTMAHLKGTLDHFARALFGPNTTTRMRPSFFPFTEPSAEVDVWFEDKKGGPGWVEWGGCGMVNPKVLIASGIDPEVYSGFAFGMGLERTLQFRNGLPDMRDIVEGDVRFTLPFGIQA
- a CDS encoding nitroreductase family protein, which codes for MNTISVAEAIRTRRTVRHYRPDPVAAADLDTLLALAMEAPTSWNLQDRSIVVITDQAGRDGLAWATGGQPQPQEAPVMLVFVAETQAWQEDRADVYEQARRNHAWSEEFIIGFAAASREFQRSLAGRGLLREYAVKDAMIAASFTMLAATELGLATSPMNGWDEDKVKKVIGIEDRPDLSIALLMSIGYAAEERIHPGRRSVARTVFRETYPAA
- a CDS encoding winged helix-turn-helix transcriptional regulator, producing the protein MIPLVESSGLPADVYSAKCPTRQVLDHIAGKWTVLIIDALRQDGTMRYTDLSRRIGGVSQKMLTQTLRSLEADGFLTRTVHPTIPPRVEYELTELGHSLAEPIAALRNWTEQHINEVERARARQDR
- a CDS encoding DoxX family protein; translated protein: MFETLLLLLVPTLLFRLLGALGATRFATWRVAAAHGLAFMLLLTGASHFAPESVTFMPTHSDSLHMLPSWIPFPDFTIYLTGALEWLGALGLIITATRMWAGTALALLFVVMLPANIYAALNNIEFDGAAPTPLWFRVPEQLVYIGVALFAAFGSVAVRRTLIRPRVGSPSPQL
- a CDS encoding MFS transporter, encoding MTEILDNPASQPVSGPRTPPLWAVLVAVGIPMFMVTLDNLVVTNALPVIRTELNASLSDLQWFINAYTLSFASLLLTASALGDRLGRRRLFLIGIAVFTAASAACAMATEPWMLILFRAIQGFGGAAVMPLSLTLLSAHVPEKMRSAAIGIWGGITGLGVALGPVVGGAVVDGLSWQWIFWLNVPVGILALPFVARVLGESFGGARRLDVVGLLLSAGGVLAVVWGVIHGADDGWTSAPVLTGMLGGAALLAAFIVWELRVAEPMLPLRLFRSRGFSAINAVNFAFSLGVFGSIFLLSQYFQVVQGYTPLESGIRTMPWTMAPMVVAPLAGLIVDKVGPRVLVVTGQIFLASALGWMALIADVGTSYGSFVLPFILGGVGMGLTFAPASTVVMASASAQDQGMASGTSSTVREVGVAMGVAVLASVFASHGGYGTPQTYVDGLAPAVAVGAVIVAVGALIAILIPARKTIATVTAGRAVEFAH
- a CDS encoding TetR/AcrR family transcriptional regulator, producing MTRTRMTASERGEQVLAAAVTAFAESGYAATKTDEIARRAGVSQPYVIRLFGTKQQLFLAALRLVCDRIEELFRTAAEQIPPGASVEEALEYLGEAYKVLLTERDLPRVLLHGFAASGDPAIGPIMRARFGEIYQLVRDLTGASASEAGTFVATGMLLTDMAAMQVVGPDAVETPWATEILTCFDAEL